The Laspinema palackyanum D2c genome window below encodes:
- a CDS encoding class I SAM-dependent methyltransferase: protein MTGKLKPDWAGSDLLSQFVNLLIQTKPIYWLMKQQARQVIIKTAEKNGIPWRKNYSDLAESEAKNLLAKLTNPTITYPDYYLVPFHAYERGNLCWDAAFEAQSATYAMALRVWPKEQISWEVAQHRLRGSFHQVLGEYGPKKVADILDIGCSIGLSTLTLHRYYKNKQDIPPRTVGLDLSPYMLAVAQTLDVNQEISQWLHEQAENTNLPSESFDLITLQFVTHELPHQATKSIFQEAFRLLRKGGYLALVDNNPQSPVIQNLPPVLFTLMKSTEPWSDEYYTLNLETEIEAVGLTHKITVPTDPRHRTIIAWKSN from the coding sequence ATGACCGGAAAACTTAAACCAGACTGGGCAGGCAGTGACCTCCTCTCCCAATTTGTCAACCTTTTGATTCAGACCAAGCCTATTTATTGGCTAATGAAACAACAAGCCCGACAGGTTATTATCAAAACCGCCGAAAAAAATGGCATTCCCTGGCGAAAAAACTATTCGGATTTAGCAGAGTCTGAAGCTAAAAATTTACTCGCAAAACTCACGAACCCAACTATTACCTATCCTGACTATTACTTAGTCCCTTTTCACGCCTATGAGCGCGGTAATCTATGTTGGGACGCGGCATTTGAAGCCCAGTCTGCTACTTACGCAATGGCCCTCAGAGTATGGCCAAAAGAACAAATAAGCTGGGAAGTGGCACAACATCGGCTACGCGGTAGCTTTCACCAAGTTTTAGGAGAATATGGCCCGAAAAAAGTGGCAGATATTCTCGATATCGGCTGTTCAATTGGTCTGTCAACGTTAACGCTACATCGTTATTACAAAAACAAGCAAGACATACCTCCTCGCACTGTCGGCTTAGACTTATCTCCCTATATGTTAGCCGTCGCCCAAACCCTTGATGTCAATCAGGAAATTTCTCAATGGCTACATGAACAAGCCGAAAACACCAATTTACCGTCAGAAAGTTTTGACTTGATAACCCTCCAATTTGTTACCCATGAATTACCCCATCAAGCGACTAAATCTATTTTCCAAGAAGCTTTTCGTCTGTTACGAAAAGGGGGATATTTAGCGTTGGTAGATAACAATCCTCAATCCCCCGTCATTCAAAATTTGCCCCCGGTGCTTTTCACTTTAATGAAAAGTACAGAACCTTGGTCCGATGAATACTATACCTTAAATTTAGAAACAGAAATAGAAGCCGTAGGGTTGACCCATAAAATAACAGTGCCTACGGATCCGCGTCATCGCACTATTATTGCTTGGAAATCCAATTAA
- a CDS encoding rhomboid family intramembrane serine protease has protein sequence MVPLHDETPTEITPYVTYGLIAVNILVFFYELSLQQQGQLDAFLQDWAVVPQQLSASFAGQPSPSTVPEWITLFSSQFLHGGWLHLGGNMLFLWIFGNNVEDCLGHIKYIIFYLACGAIAVLAQWFFSMDSTIPSLGASGAIAGVMGAYILRYPKSKILTLVPLGFFLTTFRIPAVFFLGFWFVQQALYGIAGLSQQTNIGMESGGIAYWAHAGGFVVGTVLGPLLGLFDNRRSV, from the coding sequence GTGGTTCCTTTACATGATGAAACGCCAACGGAAATTACCCCTTATGTAACTTATGGGTTAATCGCCGTTAATATTTTGGTCTTTTTTTACGAACTTTCTTTACAACAGCAGGGACAGTTAGATGCATTCTTGCAAGATTGGGCCGTTGTTCCCCAACAACTGAGTGCCAGCTTTGCCGGACAACCCAGCCCTAGTACGGTTCCCGAGTGGATTACCTTATTTAGTTCTCAGTTTCTACATGGGGGCTGGTTGCACCTCGGTGGGAATATGTTATTCCTGTGGATTTTTGGCAATAACGTCGAGGACTGCTTAGGGCATATAAAATATATCATCTTTTATTTAGCCTGTGGAGCGATAGCGGTATTAGCCCAGTGGTTTTTCTCGATGGATTCAACTATTCCCTCATTGGGTGCATCCGGGGCGATCGCTGGGGTCATGGGGGCTTACATCTTACGCTATCCCAAATCCAAAATTCTCACCCTCGTTCCCTTGGGATTTTTCCTGACTACTTTCCGCATTCCGGCCGTGTTCTTTCTCGGGTTTTGGTTTGTCCAGCAAGCCTTGTATGGTATAGCGGGTCTATCTCAACAAACCAACATCGGCATGGAAAGTGGCGGAATTGCTTATTGGGCACACGCTGGGGGATTCGTAGTGGGTACAGTGCTAGGTCCATTGCTCGGCTTATTTGATAACCGGCGATCGGTCTAA
- the petJ gene encoding cytochrome c6 PetJ: MKRLLSIVLLAIAVLTVAFVPPAFAGDAANGAKIFSANCAACHAGGNNVIMANKTLKKDALDQYAMNSIDAITTQVKNGKNAMPAFGGRLSDDQIEDVATYVLQQAEKGW; the protein is encoded by the coding sequence TTGAAGCGACTATTATCCATCGTTTTGTTGGCGATCGCCGTCCTGACTGTTGCCTTCGTGCCTCCCGCCTTCGCTGGAGATGCCGCCAATGGTGCCAAAATTTTTAGCGCCAACTGTGCCGCTTGTCATGCCGGTGGCAATAACGTGATCATGGCTAACAAAACCCTGAAAAAAGATGCTCTCGATCAGTACGCCATGAATTCTATTGACGCCATCACGACTCAGGTCAAGAATGGTAAGAATGCCATGCCTGCTTTTGGGGGCCGTCTGAGTGACGATCAAATCGAAGATGTCGCTACCTACGTTCTCCAACAAGCTGAAAAAGGCTGGTAG
- a CDS encoding diguanylate cyclase, with the protein MSSLRQAINPQPITTTADTSVEAVIALMSRARTSGVLILDSQRGNGTQREQLIGIFTERDVVRMIAASQKFKGVAIAEVMTKNVLTLTESLTEDQDIVTVLTLFRQHRIRHLPVFDVNGTLMGILTQQGIRTVLKPIDFMRLRRVAEVMITRVIHAPVSTTVINIAKLMAIYNVSCVVIAQADHQGLTPLDSSWGVWSADSCQIKPVRPVGIITERDMLQFRNLELDLERLRASTVMSAPLFPIAPVASLWEAHQQMQRRRVHRLVVVGNEGELGGIITQTSLLQALDPMEMYAEIEVLQELLQQSESEREALLKQLIARNKLLESLALTDELTGLPNRRAMEQALPQMLPHSAAQEKSVYSDYICLFAIDVDFFKRVNDTYGHPTGDEVLKEIAARLQRRARANSWFYRYGGEEFICLTVGIGPETAWEYGEELREAIAQEPFITAEEVEIPITISMGGAIAPLSGITAAGVQIGQDPQSLLEFADRALYQAKREGRNRVQFCPYSEILCKFDPNPLDAQ; encoded by the coding sequence GTGTCTTCTCTTAGACAGGCGATCAATCCCCAACCCATCACCACCACGGCAGATACCAGTGTAGAAGCCGTGATCGCGCTGATGAGTCGGGCCAGAACCAGTGGTGTCCTCATCCTAGACTCTCAGCGAGGAAACGGGACTCAACGGGAGCAATTAATCGGGATTTTTACAGAACGGGATGTGGTCCGAATGATTGCAGCCTCTCAAAAATTTAAGGGAGTTGCGATCGCGGAGGTGATGACAAAAAATGTCCTCACCCTGACCGAATCCTTAACCGAGGATCAAGATATCGTCACCGTACTGACCCTATTTCGTCAACATCGAATTCGCCATCTGCCCGTATTTGATGTGAATGGAACCCTCATGGGTATCCTCACCCAACAGGGGATCCGTACCGTCCTCAAACCGATTGATTTCATGCGTCTGCGGCGAGTGGCGGAAGTGATGATCACTCGGGTGATTCATGCCCCAGTCTCGACCACGGTGATTAATATTGCCAAACTCATGGCAATTTATAACGTCAGTTGCGTCGTGATCGCTCAAGCGGATCATCAGGGATTAACTCCCCTGGATTCAAGCTGGGGGGTGTGGTCCGCAGATAGCTGTCAAATCAAACCCGTTCGTCCCGTGGGCATCATCACCGAACGGGATATGTTACAGTTCCGGAATCTTGAACTAGACCTAGAGCGCCTCAGAGCCTCGACGGTGATGAGTGCGCCCTTATTTCCGATCGCCCCGGTTGCTTCCTTGTGGGAAGCCCATCAGCAGATGCAACGGCGACGGGTGCATCGCTTAGTCGTGGTCGGAAATGAGGGGGAACTTGGGGGAATTATCACCCAAACCAGTTTATTGCAAGCCTTAGACCCGATGGAAATGTATGCAGAGATTGAGGTCTTACAGGAATTATTGCAACAATCGGAATCGGAACGCGAAGCCCTGCTCAAGCAACTGATTGCTCGGAATAAATTACTTGAATCTCTGGCCCTGACCGATGAGTTGACCGGATTACCCAACCGCAGGGCAATGGAACAGGCGCTGCCCCAAATGCTCCCCCATTCTGCGGCCCAGGAGAAGTCTGTCTATAGCGACTATATTTGCCTGTTTGCCATTGATGTGGATTTTTTTAAACGGGTGAATGATACTTATGGTCATCCCACCGGAGATGAAGTGCTCAAAGAAATTGCGGCGCGGTTGCAAAGACGGGCCCGGGCGAATAGTTGGTTTTATCGCTATGGGGGGGAGGAATTTATTTGTTTAACGGTGGGGATTGGACCGGAAACGGCTTGGGAATATGGGGAAGAGTTGCGAGAGGCGATCGCCCAGGAACCGTTCATCACTGCCGAGGAGGTAGAAATTCCCATAACCATTAGCATGGGTGGGGCGATCGCCCCACTTTCGGGGATAACCGCCGCCGGGGTCCAAATCGGACAAGACCCCCAGTCTTTACTAGAGTTTGCCGATCGCGCCTTATATCAAGCCAAACGAGAGGGCCGCAATCGAGTGCAGTTCTGTCCTTATTCGGAAATTCTCTGCAAATTCGACCCTAACCCTCTCGATGCCCAGTAA
- the psbV2 gene encoding photosystem II cytochrome PsbV2, which yields MLQKFLIRSVVAIVVTCLGFMNFTLPAQADSIDLYLRRYLQVTEPVPIEINQQGETRLFSPEGLHEGKELFKQHCLNCHVGGATLPYPAVSLSLEDLSGATPPRNNLEGLVAYMRTPMNYDGSEDIYWCREVSETWLPTEQVENMAAFIIRAAQKAPGWGTKDFTG from the coding sequence ATGTTGCAAAAATTTTTAATCCGCTCAGTGGTGGCGATCGTCGTTACCTGCCTGGGTTTTATGAATTTCACATTACCGGCACAGGCCGACTCGATTGACCTCTATTTGCGCCGCTATTTGCAGGTAACCGAGCCCGTGCCCATCGAAATCAATCAGCAAGGAGAAACCCGCTTATTTTCTCCGGAGGGTTTGCATGAAGGCAAAGAGTTATTTAAACAACATTGCCTGAACTGTCATGTGGGAGGGGCAACCTTGCCCTATCCGGCAGTCTCTCTGTCCCTAGAGGACCTCAGCGGCGCAACCCCCCCCCGGAATAATCTCGAAGGGTTGGTCGCTTATATGCGGACCCCGATGAATTATGACGGCAGCGAGGACATCTACTGGTGTCGAGAGGTCTCGGAGACTTGGCTGCCGACGGAACAGGTGGAAAACATGGCGGCCTTTATTATCCGGGCGGCTCAAAAAGCACCGGGTTGGGGGACCAAAGACTTTACAGGTTAA
- the psbV gene encoding photosystem II cytochrome c-550 translates to MLKRCIWLAVATVFFTFQIFVGNATAVELDRGIRTVPLNDSGETIVLSLQQVERGKRVFNDTCSKCHAGGVTKTDFNVSLSQEDLAFATPRRDTIEGLIDYMKNPTSYDGETDISELHPSIKSADIFAEMRNLTEDDLFAIAGHILIQPKIQGIQWGGGKAYR, encoded by the coding sequence ATGCTGAAAAGATGCATCTGGCTGGCTGTAGCCACTGTATTCTTCACCTTTCAAATATTTGTCGGGAATGCCACGGCAGTGGAACTCGATCGCGGGATCCGCACCGTACCCTTAAACGACAGTGGCGAGACGATCGTCTTGAGCTTGCAACAAGTTGAACGAGGCAAACGGGTATTTAACGATACCTGCTCCAAATGCCATGCCGGTGGGGTGACCAAAACCGACTTCAACGTGAGTTTGAGCCAAGAAGATTTGGCCTTTGCCACTCCTCGACGAGATACGATTGAAGGGTTAATCGATTACATGAAGAATCCGACAAGCTATGACGGGGAGACGGACATTTCCGAATTACACCCCAGCATTAAGAGTGCGGATATTTTCGCCGAAATGAGAAATCTGACCGAGGACGATCTGTTCGCGATCGCCGGACACATCCTCATTCAGCCTAAAATCCAAGGCATCCAATGGGGTGGTGGTAAAGCCTACCGCTAA
- the accD gene encoding acetyl-CoA carboxylase, carboxyltransferase subunit beta has translation MSLFDWFANRRKSGPMSQERQEREIADGLWTKCPECGVLTYTKDLRGNQMVCLECGHHLRVDGSERIYQLIDGTTWMPLDENLQAVDALKFRDRKSYSDRLREYQDKTGCLDAVKTGLGKLDGLPVALGVMEFKFMGGSMGSVVGEKLTRLIERATRERLPLIIICASGGARMQEGMLSLMQMAKISGALERHRENKLLYIPILTHPTTGGVTASFAMLGDIIIAEPKATIGFAGRRVIEQTLREKLPEDFQSAEDLLQHGFVDAIVPRTQIKKTLAQLICLHQPQSPLSHRIPFPDAMHLSTTAID, from the coding sequence ATGTCTCTATTTGATTGGTTTGCAAATCGCCGCAAGTCAGGCCCCATGAGCCAAGAGCGGCAAGAGCGAGAGATAGCCGATGGGCTATGGACGAAATGTCCGGAATGTGGGGTTTTGACCTATACGAAGGACCTCCGAGGGAATCAGATGGTTTGTCTCGAATGCGGGCATCATCTGAGGGTAGATGGATCAGAACGGATTTACCAACTCATTGATGGCACGACTTGGATGCCTTTAGATGAGAATTTGCAAGCGGTGGATGCTCTGAAATTCCGCGATCGCAAATCCTACAGCGATCGCCTCCGGGAATATCAAGACAAAACCGGCTGTTTAGATGCGGTGAAAACCGGACTCGGCAAGCTGGATGGCTTACCCGTGGCCCTGGGGGTGATGGAATTCAAATTTATGGGGGGTAGCATGGGGTCCGTGGTGGGGGAAAAACTCACCCGCCTGATTGAACGGGCCACCCGAGAACGGTTACCCCTAATTATTATCTGTGCTTCTGGGGGGGCGCGGATGCAAGAAGGGATGCTGTCCCTGATGCAAATGGCGAAAATCTCCGGAGCTCTGGAACGGCATCGGGAGAACAAGTTGCTGTATATTCCAATTTTGACCCATCCCACCACTGGGGGGGTGACGGCATCGTTTGCGATGTTGGGGGATATTATTATTGCTGAACCCAAAGCGACTATTGGGTTTGCTGGACGCCGGGTGATTGAACAAACCCTGCGAGAGAAGTTGCCGGAGGATTTTCAGTCAGCAGAGGACCTGCTGCAACATGGGTTTGTGGATGCGATCGTTCCTCGGACTCAGATTAAGAAGACTTTGGCTCAGTTGATTTGTCTGCATCAACCCCAGTCTCCGTTGTCTCATCGGATTCCCTTCCCGGATGCGATGCACTTGAGTACCACGGCGATCGACTAG
- a CDS encoding photosystem I assembly protein Ycf3: MPRTQRNDNFIDKTFTVVADIILKILPTNQQAKEAFAYYRDGMSAQADGEYAEALDNYNEALTLEDDPYDRSYILYNIGLIHTSNGDRDKAVEFYHQALELNPRMPQALNNIAVILHYQGDQAKEAGDTEGAEELYDRAADYWKQAIRQAPNNYIEAQNWLKTTGRSTMDVFF, from the coding sequence ATGCCCAGAACACAACGCAACGATAACTTCATCGACAAAACCTTTACCGTGGTAGCGGACATCATTTTAAAGATCCTACCCACGAATCAACAAGCGAAGGAAGCTTTCGCCTACTACCGCGACGGAATGTCGGCTCAAGCCGATGGGGAATATGCTGAAGCTTTAGACAACTATAACGAAGCCCTCACCCTGGAAGATGACCCCTACGATCGCAGTTATATTCTCTACAATATCGGCTTGATTCACACCAGCAATGGCGATCGGGACAAAGCTGTGGAATTTTACCATCAAGCACTGGAACTCAATCCCCGGATGCCCCAAGCTCTCAATAATATCGCGGTGATTTTGCATTACCAAGGGGATCAAGCCAAGGAAGCAGGAGACACCGAGGGAGCAGAGGAGTTATACGATCGCGCCGCAGACTACTGGAAACAAGCCATCCGTCAGGCTCCCAATAACTACATTGAGGCCCAAAACTGGCTCAAAACCACTGGACGTTCCACCATGGATGTGTTTTTCTAG
- the gatC gene encoding Asp-tRNA(Asn)/Glu-tRNA(Gln) amidotransferase subunit GatC, with protein sequence MIDREQIRKVAHLARLELTEAEEEQFTTQVGSILEYFEQLSELDTENIKPTTRAIDVSNVTRPDELQPFTDLQSIMNAAPDVEGEYFKVPKIL encoded by the coding sequence ATGATTGACCGAGAACAAATTCGCAAAGTCGCCCACCTCGCTCGTCTCGAACTCACCGAAGCAGAAGAGGAACAATTCACCACCCAAGTGGGCAGTATTTTAGAGTATTTCGAGCAGTTGAGCGAACTGGATACGGAGAATATCAAACCCACCACCCGGGCGATCGATGTCAGCAATGTCACTCGTCCCGATGAACTCCAACCCTTTACTGACCTTCAATCCATTATGAACGCTGCTCCTGATGTGGAAGGCGAATATTTTAAAGTGCCTAAGATTCTCTAG
- a CDS encoding prepilin peptidase, translating to MDVIVAIAAVAIALTLGASIGSFINVVAYRIPAGLSLLWPPSRCPHCLHKLGKTENVPVFGWLRLRGRCAHCKSPISVRYPIIEALTAVIFMIVALFTWENPLQMIGYWVFFSWLLALSIIDLDTMTLPNKLTQSGLVVGLGFQMVTGWAIAANVQGIPHQLMVGIFGAVLGIWVLDSISFVGSIAFGKTAMGAGDAKLAAMMGAWLGWKLMLLGGFIACAAGAFIGGGAVALGWLERSKPMPFGPFLALGAAIAALWGETILSAYLDLFFPLQ from the coding sequence ATGGATGTGATTGTTGCGATCGCGGCGGTGGCAATCGCCTTAACCTTGGGTGCTTCCATCGGCAGTTTTATCAACGTGGTAGCGTACCGGATTCCTGCGGGTTTATCCTTGCTGTGGCCCCCTTCACGCTGTCCCCATTGCCTGCATAAACTGGGTAAAACCGAGAACGTTCCCGTCTTTGGGTGGTTGCGATTGCGGGGTCGCTGCGCTCACTGCAAAAGTCCGATTTCCGTCAGGTATCCCATCATCGAAGCCTTAACCGCTGTCATCTTCATGATAGTGGCATTGTTCACCTGGGAAAACCCGCTGCAAATGATTGGGTATTGGGTCTTTTTTAGCTGGTTATTGGCCCTTTCAATTATTGATTTAGATACCATGACCCTGCCGAACAAACTTACCCAGTCGGGATTGGTGGTGGGATTAGGGTTTCAGATGGTCACCGGATGGGCGATCGCTGCCAATGTCCAAGGAATTCCCCATCAGTTGATGGTGGGGATATTCGGTGCAGTGCTCGGGATTTGGGTATTGGATAGCATTTCCTTTGTCGGTTCGATCGCCTTTGGAAAAACCGCAATGGGTGCTGGAGATGCCAAACTCGCGGCGATGATGGGGGCTTGGTTAGGCTGGAAATTGATGCTGCTAGGGGGTTTTATTGCTTGTGCTGCCGGTGCCTTTATCGGAGGGGGTGCAGTCGCCTTGGGGTGGCTGGAACGCAGTAAACCCATGCCATTTGGACCCTTTCTGGCTCTGGGTGCAGCGATCGCCGCCTTGTGGGGAGAAACGATTTTATCCGCTTATCTTGACCTATTTTTTCCGTTGCAGTAA
- the radC gene encoding RadC family protein, whose translation MTYCLRIADIPLNERPRERLIAYGPKSLATAELIAMLLGTGQGPGKLSAVGLGQYILQKLGENQRDPLEVLREMSPQELMEIPGVGPAKATTILAAIELGKRTFYSRPPERKEIDSPEAAAAALSHELMWQSQERFALLLLDVKNRLIGTKLLTIGTATETLAHPREIFREVLRHGATRAIISHNHPSGSLEPSPEDIQLTRQLLQAAQLLQIPLLDHLILGNGDFQSLRKISGLWQEYPQGD comes from the coding sequence ATGACCTATTGCCTCAGAATTGCAGATATCCCCCTCAATGAGCGTCCCCGAGAGCGATTGATCGCTTATGGTCCGAAAAGTCTGGCCACTGCCGAACTGATTGCCATGCTTTTAGGGACGGGACAAGGACCGGGAAAATTGTCCGCTGTGGGACTTGGCCAGTACATTTTACAGAAACTGGGCGAGAATCAGCGGGACCCCCTGGAAGTTTTGCGGGAGATGTCCCCCCAGGAACTGATGGAAATTCCCGGAGTGGGACCCGCAAAAGCCACCACAATTTTAGCGGCGATCGAACTCGGCAAGCGCACCTTTTATTCCAGGCCCCCCGAACGCAAAGAAATCGATAGTCCCGAGGCAGCAGCAGCGGCCCTGTCTCATGAATTGATGTGGCAATCCCAAGAACGATTTGCGTTATTGCTGCTGGATGTGAAAAATCGCCTGATTGGGACTAAACTGCTCACCATTGGCACCGCAACAGAAACCCTCGCCCATCCCCGAGAGATTTTTCGAGAAGTCTTGCGACATGGTGCCACCCGTGCAATTATTTCCCACAATCACCCCTCGGGGAGTTTAGAACCCAGTCCGGAAGACATTCAACTCACCCGCCAGTTATTGCAAGCGGCACAATTGTTGCAAATTCCTCTACTGGATCATCTGATTTTGGGGAATGGCGACTTCCAGAGTTTGCGGAAAATCTCTGGATTATGGCAGGAATATCCCCAAGGGGATTAG
- a CDS encoding metal-binding protein, which translates to MPSGRTHDEITLWSLPLVAGGTYAQTRSSSLTLIVAGGFLFSGLMFGPDLDIYSQQFQRWGWLRWIWLPYQQSLHHRSFLSHGPLVGTALRILYLGIWIGAIAFGVVLVGDSLGLFTWNPPMASAAIARTLKQHPMEGIALFLGLELGAMSHSLSDWIGSAYKRFKKYGWSAIFNPSKKPRTPTKKRIKRHASSGNTRPQPISTKRKS; encoded by the coding sequence ATGCCATCTGGTCGAACTCATGACGAAATTACTTTGTGGAGCTTACCCTTGGTGGCAGGAGGGACTTATGCACAGACCCGCAGCAGCAGTCTGACGCTGATTGTTGCCGGTGGGTTTTTGTTTAGTGGACTGATGTTTGGCCCGGATTTGGATATCTATTCTCAGCAGTTTCAGCGCTGGGGGTGGTTGCGGTGGATCTGGCTGCCTTATCAACAGAGTTTACATCATCGCTCATTTTTGTCTCATGGGCCATTGGTGGGGACGGCATTGCGGATCCTCTATTTGGGGATTTGGATCGGGGCGATCGCCTTTGGAGTCGTCCTCGTGGGGGATTCCCTGGGACTGTTTACTTGGAATCCGCCAATGGCATCCGCGGCGATCGCCCGCACCCTCAAACAGCACCCAATGGAAGGAATCGCCCTCTTCCTCGGATTAGAATTGGGGGCCATGAGTCATTCCCTCAGTGATTGGATCGGATCCGCTTACAAGCGATTCAAAAAATATGGATGGTCTGCTATTTTTAATCCAAGCAAAAAACCCCGAACTCCCACCAAAAAACGCATCAAGCGTCACGCCTCCTCGGGCAACACTCGCCCCCAACCCATATCCACCAAGCGCAAATCTTAA
- the mazG gene encoding nucleoside triphosphate pyrophosphohydrolase, whose amino-acid sequence MSTPETPKLALSNSSALPALEKLIQVVAQLRSPQGGCPWDLAQTPESLIPYIIEEAYEVVDAIKSGDKQAIAEELGDLLLQVVLQSQIAREVNQFSLAEVAEGIAEKLIRRHPHVFGDVEVSSVEEVRTNWEQIKAEEKGETGTEVKPLSDKLSRYARTLPPLMAGMKISQKAAAVGFEWDNIEGVWEKFEEELGEFRYAIAHEDQARQQAELGDLLFVVINLARWYDLDPSEGLSETNHRFVQRFSKLEAACDRPLSEYSVEELEAIWQQIKALLAKQKQA is encoded by the coding sequence ATGTCAACTCCTGAAACTCCCAAACTAGCCCTCTCTAATTCTTCGGCATTACCCGCATTGGAAAAATTAATCCAGGTGGTGGCTCAATTGCGATCGCCTCAAGGGGGATGTCCCTGGGATTTAGCCCAAACCCCCGAAAGTTTAATTCCCTACATTATTGAAGAAGCCTACGAAGTGGTTGATGCAATTAAAAGTGGGGATAAACAAGCCATTGCTGAAGAGTTAGGGGATTTATTATTACAAGTCGTCTTGCAATCGCAAATTGCTAGGGAAGTCAACCAGTTTAGTCTGGCTGAAGTCGCAGAGGGCATTGCGGAAAAACTGATTCGCCGACATCCTCATGTCTTTGGGGATGTCGAGGTGAGTAGCGTTGAAGAAGTCCGGACTAATTGGGAGCAAATAAAGGCGGAAGAAAAAGGGGAAACTGGCACGGAAGTCAAACCCCTGAGTGATAAACTGAGTCGATATGCCCGGACTTTGCCTCCTTTGATGGCAGGAATGAAGATTTCTCAAAAAGCGGCTGCTGTGGGGTTTGAATGGGATAATATTGAGGGGGTTTGGGAGAAATTTGAGGAAGAGTTAGGGGAATTTCGCTATGCGATCGCCCATGAAGATCAGGCGCGTCAACAGGCAGAATTAGGGGATTTATTATTTGTGGTGATTAATCTAGCTCGATGGTATGATTTAGATCCATCAGAGGGGTTATCAGAAACTAATCATCGATTTGTCCAAAGATTTTCTAAACTGGAAGCGGCTTGCGATCGGCCTTTGTCTGAATATAGTGTGGAAGAATTAGAAGCGATTTGGCAACAGATTAAAGCGCTTTTGGCAAAACAAAAGCAGGCATAG
- a CDS encoding ArsR/SmtB family transcription factor gives MVNTTENAPAEIAAGFHAFSDPLRISILELLRDRELCVCELCEILDVSQSKLSFHLKTLKEAALVRARQEGRWIYYSLNIPQFACLEQYLAEYRRFSPILPARSCNEAS, from the coding sequence ATGGTTAATACCACTGAGAATGCACCGGCAGAGATTGCGGCGGGTTTTCATGCATTTTCTGACCCGTTGCGGATTTCAATTTTGGAGTTGCTGCGCGATCGCGAGTTGTGTGTCTGTGAACTCTGCGAAATTCTCGACGTGAGCCAGTCTAAGCTATCATTTCACCTCAAAACCCTCAAGGAAGCGGCTTTAGTTCGTGCTCGCCAAGAAGGTCGCTGGATCTACTACAGTCTCAATATCCCTCAGTTTGCCTGCCTCGAACAGTACCTCGCTGAGTACCGTCGATTTAGTCCAATTCTTCCGGCTAGGTCTTGTAATGAAGCTTCCTGA